In Phaeodactylum tricornutum CCAP 1055/1 PHATR_bd_1x2 genomic scaffold, whole genome shotgun sequence, one genomic interval encodes:
- a CDS encoding predicted protein, with amino-acid sequence MTTTRSNTFSDATVEYVVGTVLDANSESPYRLVLKEAGIESMMDILELTLDDLLFLQWTSGEETPKKLTLVQSKRIMHLIAWHRTQDDPSNVDWFSLTPTVLRQFREGEIYSKPQCADEMSENSYTVPHAQPALPNAAYDFDKGTKRSIADYPVLKEAKQWSSWNRQTRALALSHGLLNVFDPAYVPLNPDEASLFATQQRFVFSVFTMAIKETKGMIIIRQHSDEKNATSLFGNAQLVYTALMAAYEGGVVATLSAQYHETLLLNYNLNNSWTKPLVTWFSSFEHKLLDLDNVLPTPKDDAWKRNRLEMAVLHHTQLQTFHSTLSTQALVMGKQHDFLFELEACKTQAAKLDAQAGMKAKTQRQTNNHERGGNKGTGHGNASNRKGNAGRGASKGKAKGGKYSNYIDPAKWNAMTSEEKQAVYDARSTPSASNTPNANPVPSSVLINQGTVQPSSTSDAVPTGQHIVPSSGASALSGTTNQSFIRQLLSNATARTPTVPTSSHDGEIVIDGLRFRHVNMHKVSYCVSNYDLTLQTHQGSLIDGGANGGMSGADVRVLEKGFATADVTGIGNHAVSNLPICQVAGAIMTTNGLIIGIFSQYAHFGKGKTIHSKPQMEQFGLTIDDRSRLSGGQQRMVTPCGHIIPLHIRNGLCYMDMHPPSDTEMDAHPHVFFTADMPWDPSILDNEYTEHEFSDCLAPEDFTPLDHRVNQFGTTTDSDFYLDTCIHAVHNMQLVHSQHVSTQVPDLQALRPNFGWIPVERLKNTLANTTQYYRASISYPFRKHYKSRFPAANVHRLNEWFATDTFFSNVPAHDDGYKHHGGATMLQVYAGKDSGYLAGYPMKMEGQMPQTLEDFIRDKGAPLGLFSDNAKAQTSKAVVTIQRLYHIADAQSEPHYQHQNFAERCIQNIKRMTNTIMDRTGTPAKYWLLCTLFVIDLSNHLVSDTLQATPLTRCFGIPTDVSAYLTYHWWQLVYFENHDGSFPSTPKEGLAHWVGPTNMKGDVLTYQLLTVDTQQLLFRSNIRPATTDPMVPNARVDASAAPHLHLEAGEEKDQSDNIKSISDFQKIDPSYMS; translated from the exons ATGACCACCACCAGAAGCAATACTTTTAGTGATGCTACTGTGGAGTATGTTGTTGGAACTGTCCTGGATGCTAACTCTGAGTCTCCTTACAGGCTTGTCCTGAAGGAAGCTGGTATTGAATCTATGATGGACATTCTTGAGTTGACTTTGGATGACCTACTGTTTCTGCAGTGGACTTCAGGAGAGGAGACCCCCAAGAAGTTGACCCTTGTCCAATCCAAGCGTATCATGCACCTCATTGCCTGGCATAGAACTCAGGATGACCCAAGCAATGTGGATTGGTTTTCATTGACTCCTACAGTACTCAGACAGTTTAGAGAAGGTGAAATCTATTCCAAGCCCCAATGTGCAGATGAGATGTCTGAAAATTCCTACACTGTTCCCCATGCCCAGCCAGCATTGCCTAATGCTGCTTATGACTTTGACAAAGGTACTAAGAGAAGTATTGCTGACTATCCTGTTCTGAAAGAAGCCAAACAATGGTCCTCTTGGAATCGCCAGACCAGAGCTCTTGCCCTTTCCCATGGCCTACTGAATGTATTTGACCCTGCCTATGTTCCCCTCAACCCTGATGAAGCCTCTCTGTTTGCTACTCAGCAAAGATTTGTCTTCAGTGTGTTTACCATGGCCATCAAGGAAACCAAGGGAATGATTATCATACGCCAGCACTCTGATGAAAAGAATGCTACATCTCTGTTTGGCAATGCTCAGCTTGTCTACACTGCCTTGATGGCTGCCTATGAGGGTGGTGTTGTGGCTACACTTTCTGCTCAGTATCATGAAACCCTTCTCTTGAATTACAACTTGAACAATTCCTGGACCAAACCTCTTGTGACctggttttcttcttttgagcACAAACTGCTGGATTTGGACAATGTGCTTCCTACTCCCAAGGATGATGCTTGGAAGCGCAACAGACTTGAAATGGCTGTGCTTCATCATACTCAGCTTCAGACCTTTCATTCTACACTTTCTACCCAAGCACTTGTGATGGGCAAGCAACATGACTTCCTCTTTGAACTTGAAGCCTGCAAGACTCAAGCTGCCAAATTGGATGCGCAGGCTGGCATGAAAGCTAAGACACAGAGGCAGACCAACAACCATGAGCGTGGTGGGAACAAAGGTACTGGCCATGGCAATGCTTCCAACAGGAAGGGCAATGCTGGCCGTGGTGCATCCAAGGGTAAAGCCAAGGGAGGCAAGTATTCTAACTATATTGACCCTGCAAAATGGAATGCTATGACCTcagaagaaaagcaagctgTCTATGATGCACGCTCTACACCCAGTGCAAGCAACACTCCCAATGCAAACCCAGTCCCTTCCTCTGTGCTCATCAACCAAGGTACTGTGCAACCAAGTTCTACTTCTGATGCTGTTCCAACTGGGCAACACATTGTCCCCAGTAGTGGTGCCTCTGCTCTCTCTGGTACCACCAACCAGTCTTTCATCAGGCAACTGCTTTCTAATGCTACTGCCAGAACTCCCACTGTACCTACTTCTTCCCATGATGGGGAGATTGTCATTGATGGGCTCAGGTTCAGACATGTTAATATGCACAAGGTCAGCTACTGTGTTAGCAACTATGACTTGACCCTTCAGACCCACCAGGGTTCACTCATTGATGGTGGGGCTAATGGTGGCATGTCTGGTGCTGATGTCAGAGTCTTGGAAAAGGGATTTGCCACTGCTGATGTTACTGGTATTGGCAATCATGCTGTTTCCAACTTACCTATTTGTCAGGTTGCAGGTGCTATCATGACTACAAATGGATTGATCATTGGCATCTTCAGTCAGTATGcacattttggaaaaggcaaaacTATTCATTCTAAGCCTCAGATGGAACAGTTTGGACTTACCATTGATGACAGATCCAGACTTAGTGGAGGGCAACAAAGAATGGTAACCCCTTGTGGACACATCATCCCTTTGCACATTCGCAATGGTCTTTGCTACATGGATATGCACCCTCCCAGTGATACTGAAATGGATGCCCACCCCCATGTCTTCTTTACTGCTGACATGCCTTGGGATCCCTCCATTTTGGACAATGAATACACTGAGCATGAGTTCTCTGACTGTCTTGCACCTGAAGACTTCACTCCTTTGGATCATCGTGTGAACCAATTTGGAACTACCACTGATTCTGACTTCTACCTTGACACTTGTATTCATGCTGTCCATAACATGCAACTTGTGCATTCCCAACATGTCTCAACTCAAGTGCCTGACTTGCAAGCACTACGCCCTAATTTTGGATGGATTCCTGTTGAGAGATTGAAGAACACCTTGGCTAATACAACTCAGTATTACAGGGCTTCCATCTCTTACCCATTCAGAAAGCATTACAAGTCCAGATTCCCTGCTGCTAATGTTCACAGATTGAATGAATGGTTTGCTACTGACACCTTCTTTAGCAATGTACCTGCTCATGATGATGGTTACAAGCACCATGGTGGTGCTACTATGTTGCAAGTCTATGCTGGCAAGGACTCTGGATACTTAGCTGGGTATCCCATGAAGATGGAAGGTCAAATGCCCCAGACTCTAGAAGACTTTATCCGTGATAAAGGTGCTCCTTTGGGCTTGTTCAGTGACAATGCTAAGGCCCAGACCTCCAAGGCTGTTGTGACCATTCAGCGCCTCTACCATATTGCAGATGCTCAATCTGAGCCTCACTATCAACATCAAAACTTTGCTGAGCGCTGTATCCAAAACATCAAACGTATGACCAATACTATTATGGATCGCACTGGCACCCCTGCCAAGTACTGGCTCCTTTGCACTCTGTTTGTCATTGACCTATCCAATCACCTTGTGAGTGATACACTTCAAGCAACTCCTTTGACCCGATGCTTTGGTATTCCCACTGATGTTTCTGCTTACCTCACTTACCATTGGTGGCAATTGGTTTATTTTGAGAACCATGATGGCTCTTTTCCCTCTACTCCTAAGGAAGGCCTTGCTCATTGGGTTGGTCCTACTAATATGAAGGGGGATGTATTGACTTATCAGTTGCTGACTGTGGATACTCAGCAGCTGCTCTTTCGCTCCAACATTCGTCCTGCTACCACTGACCCCATGGTCCCTAATGCTAGAGTTGATGCCTCTGCTGCTCCACATCTTCACCTGGAGGCAGGGGAGGAAAAGGACCAGTCAGACAACATCAAGTCTATCTCtgatttccaaaagattGATCCTTCTTAT ATGAGTTAG
- a CDS encoding predicted protein translates to DLKPFNITSRISLNQGEFSTYSQTDGSFKLHSIPPGIHALDVLSTTHHFSQIKIQLVEGDMDNPKCLEYAYPGASKKPASYPVVLKAIATYDYFEPRRGFSVFSMLKNPMFLMMAFSVGLMFLMPKMMEGLEPEERERMKQQME, encoded by the coding sequence GATCTGAAACCGTTCAACATTACAAGTCGAATATCGCTCAACCAGGGGGAATTTTCCACGTATTCTCAAACAGATGGCAGCTTTAAGCTACACAGCATTCCGCCCGGAATCCATGCTCTGGATGTGCTGAGCACAACCCACCATTTTAGTCAGATAAAGATCCAGCTTGTTGAGGGGGATATGGACAATCCAAAGTGTTTGGAATACGCGTACCCTGGGGCTTCGAAGAAGCCTGCATCGTACCCTGTTGTTTTAAAGGCAATTGCAACTTATGACTACTTTGAGCCCCGTCGGGGATTTTCCGTTTTTTCTATGTTAAAAAATCCCATGTTTCTCATGATGGCGTTTTCTGTGGGTCTAATGTTTTTGATGCCGAAGATGATGGAGGGTCTGGAACCGGAAGAGAGGGAACGAATGAAGCAACAGATGGAG
- a CDS encoding predicted protein: protein TIDGVDKVLDEVRPYLISDGGNVSVESVDADSQTVYLKLEGACGSCSSSTVTMQMGIERVLKEKYPNLREVLQVEDD from the coding sequence ACAATTGACGGGGTTGATAAAGTTCTCGACGAGGTGCGCCCTTATTTGATTTCCGATGGTGGAAATGTATCGGTGGAAAGCGTAGACGCAGATTCGCAAACGGTATATCTGAAGCTTGAAGGAGCGTGCGGGTCTTGTTCAAGTTCAACGGTCACAATGCAAATGGGAATTGAGCGTGTACTGAAGGAGAAATACCCCAATCTGAGGGAGGTTTTACAGGTAGAAGATGAC
- a CDS encoding predicted protein, with translation HSFSLTTFDPSGKLNQVERSSDASAKGTPVIAILRHDTILMASPQVCPSAFIEDDGTARFVRITPDIIVSHSGLSADGRVLVQIAQRVAVQHKYTFDENIQIDILLEEISLLFQEYTIKAAARPFGCTLIVAHLPSIGDHDLGVKPAIYQVDPSGA, from the coding sequence CACTCATTTTCACTGACAACTTTTGATCCTTCCGGCAAGTTGAATCAAGTCGAGCGTTCATCTGATGCCTCGGCAAAGGGTACCCCTGTTATAGCAATTCTACGTCACGATACAATTCTAATGGCATCGCCACAAGTATGCCCGTCTGCTTTCATTGAAGATGATGGTACTGCCCGGTTTGTGAGAATAACCCCGGATATCATCGTGTCCCATTCAGGGCTCTCCGCGGATGGGcgcgtccttgtccaaatcgCCCAGCGTGTGGCAGTTCAACACAAGTACACATTTGACGAGAATATACAAATTGACATTTTACTCGAGGAGATTTCGTTACTTTTCCAAGAATATACAATAAAGGCGGCAGCTCGTCCCTTCGGGTGCACGCTCATCGTTGCACACCTTCCTTCAATCGGGGACCATGACTTGGGTGTTAAGCCAGCAATATATCAAGTAGATCCTTCCGGCGCA
- a CDS encoding predicted protein (unknownn protein): MSRRGSSLFAQGGAAPASGAAPTSAKRQSVVLQPMTGGIGLDFDSDFSDSDDERSPQDQSRPTPPTSSTPAGGANDRPMVGGFAAAAYEAAKAFHYQNKDKKASQSAKHSTRS; this comes from the coding sequence ATGTCTCGACGTGGTTCTTCGCTATTCGCCCAAGGCGGTGCTGCTCCAGCTAGTGGCGCTGCTCCTACCTCAGCCAAGCGACAATCTGTTGTCCTTCAGCCCATGACAGGGGGAATCGGTCTCGATTTCGACTCCGACTTTAGTGATTCTGATGATGAACGAAGCCCGCAAGATCAAAGCCGCCCTACACCTCCTACAAGCAGTACTCCTGCTGGCGGCGCCAACGATCGCCCGATGGTAGGCGGgtttgctgctgctgcctACGAAGCTGCCAAGGCGTTCCACTACCAAAACAAGGACAAAAAGGCCAGCCAGTCAGCGAAACACTCAACACGCTCCTAG
- a CDS encoding predicted protein — protein MSNAMNGIMKHYVPAWDGYPVTLSETIMATTQYTREVYNAPLRKHFKLRFPALNVHWRNKAVATDTIWSDTPAVDNRVKFAQLFVGRHSLVTNIYPMKTDKEFVNALEDNICHCGAMDKLLSNRAQVKISKKVADITQAYNIDQWQSEPHHQHQNSAKRRIATIEANTNNVLNKTGAPDSTWLLCIAYICHVFNHLSHESLHDCTPLEILLGSTPDISVLLQFHFWEPVYYRIKDASFPSNGTEKNGRFVGIAESVGDALTYKILTDNTDKILYRSSVHSASKAGETNLCLMPQDGERSTRFHP, from the exons ATGTCAAACGCAATGAACGGGATTATGAAGCATTACGTCCCTGCTTGGGATGGGTATCCGGTGACACTGTCCGAAACCATCATGGCTACTACACAGTACACTCGCGAAGTCTACAATGCACCGCTACGAAAGCACTTCAAATTGCGATTCCCGGCTCTAAATGTGCATTGGCGAAACAAGGCTGTTGCAACGGATACTATCTGGTCAGACACACCTGCTGTTGACAACAGAGTCAAGTTTGCACAACTGTTTGTGGGGAGACATTCCTTAGTCACCAATATTTATCCCATGAAAACAGACAAGGAGTTTGTCAATGCCCTTGAAGACAATATTTGCCATTGTGGAGCTATGGATAAACTTCTGAGTAATCGAGCCCAAGTCAAAATCAGTAAGAAGGTTGCTGATATTACACAAGCCTACAACATTgaccaatggcaaagtgaacctcatcatcaacatcaaaattcTGCCAAACGCCGTATTGCTACTATTGAAGCTAATACCAATAATGTTCTTAACAAAACCGGTGCTCCTGATTCCACTTGGCTCTTGTGCATTGCCTACATTTGCCATGTCTTCAACCATTTGTCCCATGAATCCTTGCATGATTGTACACCGCTCGAAATTCTTCTTGGTAGCACCCCTGATATCAGCGTACTTCtccagtttcatttttgggaaccggtgtACTACCGTATCAAAGATGCATCTTTCCCTTCAAATGGTACCGAAAAGAACGGTcgctttgttggcattgctgaatctgTTGGGGATGCTCTCACTTACAAAATCCTCACAGACAACACCGACAAGATCTTATACCGCTCTAGTGTGCATTCCGCATCAAAAGCAGGAGAAACCAACCTATGCCTTAtgccacaggatggggaga GATCTACCCGGTTTCACCCCTGA